From Candidatus Methylomirabilota bacterium:
GAGATCGGTGAACGGTGCCAGATCTTCTCTCACGTCGTTCTCGGCGCCGCGCCCCAGATCTTCCAGGACAGGAGCGAGCGGACCAGGCTGGTGATCAGTGATGAGACGGTAATTCGGGAGTTTGCATCGGTTCATCGCGGCTCCGCAAAAGGCAGAGGCGTCACGGTACTGGGATGCCGGAACTACATCATGGCCTATGCCCACATCGCACATGATTGTATCTTACACGATGACGTAGTAGTCGCCAGTCAAGCCGGACTGGCCGGCCACGTCGAGGTCGAAGACCGCGCGGTGATCGGCGGGCAAGCAGGAATCCATCAGTTCGCCCGTATCGGACAATACGCCATGGTCGGCGCCTGCTCCGCGGTGCTGCAGGATATCCCGCCCTTCGTGAAGGCGCAGGGGAATCGGGCCAAGTGCTACGGTTTGAATACGGTAGGTCTTCGCCGCCATGGCATCGCCGAGG
This genomic window contains:
- the lpxA gene encoding acyl-ACP--UDP-N-acetylglucosamine O-acyltransferase, whose protein sequence is MTQIHPSAVVAPEAELAPDCSIGAFSVIGPDVTVGSGTVIGSHVLIEGITEIGERCQIFSHVVLGAAPQIFQDRSERTRLVISDETVIREFASVHRGSAKGRGVTVLGCRNYIMAYAHIAHDCILHDDVVVASQAGLAGHVEVEDRAVIGGQAGIHQFARIGQYAMVGACSAVLQDIPPFVKAQGNRAKCYGLNTVGLRRHGIAEDAILRLKQAYRLLFLAHLNTSQALERIASEVNSCPEIDHLIHFIKLSARGIAR